CCGCCCGACATCTCGTGCGGGTAGCTGTCGACGCGCCGCTCGGGGCTGGGGATGCCGACCGTGCCGAGCAGTTCGATCGCGCGTGCGCGGGCGTCCTTGTGTTTCATCTCGGGGTTGTGGCGGAGCAGGGTCTCGGCGATCTGGTAGCCCACGTTGTAGACGGGGTTGAGGGAGGTCATCGGGTCCTGGAAGATCATCGCGATGCCGCTGCCGCGCAGGTCGGACAGGCGCGCGTCGGACAGCCCGAGCAGTTCGGTGCCCTCGAAGCGGACCGAGCCGCGCACCTTGGCGCCGGTCGGCAGCAGCCCCATCACGGCGAGGGCGGTCACCGACTTCCCGGACCCCGACTCGCCTACGATGCCCAGCGATTCGCCCCGGTCGAGCCGGTAGCCGACGCCGCGCACGGCCCGCACCGGACCGTCCTCGGTGGCGAACTCCACGCTGAGGTCCTCGACTTCGAGCACGGCGGACGTCACGGGGACCTCCCGCACTCCATGACTCGTGGTCGTCACTGTCGCACCCTTTGCTGCCGGGGGTCGAAGGCGTCGCGCAGTCCGTCGCCGATGAAGTTGATGGTCAGCGCGATGGCGATGATGAACGCGCCGGGGATGTAGAAGAGCCACGGCCGGGTGTCGACCGCCGTCTGCGCCTGGGAGACCAGCAACCCCAGGGAGGTGTCAGGGGGTTGGACACCGAAGCCGAGGAAGGAGAGCGCGGTCTCGGTGAGGATGCCGGTCGCCACCAGGATCGTCGCGTTGACGATGATCGGGCCCAGCGCGTTCGGCAGCAGATGCCGGAAGATGATCCGGGTGTCCGAGGCCCCGAGCGCCCGTGCCGCCTCGATGAACTCCTTCTCGCGCAGCGACAGCACCGAGGAGCGCACCACCCGGGCCACGTACGCCCAGGTCAGGCCCGCGATCACGATGGCGATCCAGTACCAGGAGCCGCCGGTGCGGGAGGAGATGACCAGCGCGATCGCGAACAGCGGCAGCGTCAGCACCAGGTCGGCGATGCGCATCATGACCGCGTCGACGATGCCCTTGTAGAAGCCGGCGACGGCTCCCCAGACCGCGCCGAGCAGCGTGGAGCCGAGCGCGATCATGATGGCGATCTTCAGCGAGGTCTGGGTGCCGCGCATGACTTGTGCGTAGCCGTCGTAGCCCGAGGAGTCGGTGCCGAACGGGTGCTTGAGGGAAGGGGGTTTGGAGTTGTCCTCGGTGTACTTCTGGTACGAGTAGTGCCACAGATGCGGGCCGATGAACGCCCACAGGATGATCAGCACGAACACGACCAGGCTGACCATCGCGGCCCGGTGGCGCACGAAGCGGCGCAGCACCAGCTGGGTCTGGGTGCGCTGTCGTACGGTGAACTCATGGTCCCCGCGCGGTAGTTGCGTGCCCGCGGACCCCGGTGCCTCGATGTCAGTCATAGCGGATCCTCGGGTCGAGTACGGCGTAGAGCAGATCGGCGATGAGGTTGAACCCGATGACGACGACGGCGGAGAGCAGCAGCCAGGCCATGGTGCGGTAGACGTCGAGCGTGGTCGCCGCCTGGACCAGCATCTCGCCCATGCCGTGCCACTGGAAGATCGTCTCCGTGATCACCGCGCCGCCCAGGATGATCGCGATGTCGAGCGCGGTCACGGTGGCGAGCGGGATGAGGGCGGTGCGCAGCGCGTGCCGGGTCATCACCCTGCCGCGCCTGAGGCCCTTGGCGCGGGCGAGCCGTACGTAGTCGCTGTTGAGGACCTCCAGCATGGAGGCGCGGGTGTAGCGGGTCCAGGACGCGAAGGAGACCAGGGCGAGGGTGATGGTGGGCAGGATGAGGTGGCCGACGTGATCGGTGAACTGGTTCCAGGTGGTGTCGACTTCGAGGTACGGCGACTTCTCGCCGATGGTGCCGAGGAACTGGCTGCCGGTCTTCTGGTTGAACCAGATCCCGGCCTGCTTGAGCAGCACCGCGAACCAGAACACGGGCATGGCGAGGAACAGGAAGCCGAAGAAGGTGATCGCGTAGTCGGCGGCGGAGTACTGGCGGATCGCGCTGAACACCCCGAAGACCACGGCCATGATCAGCGCGAGGATCATCGCCGCGGCGACCAGGGTGATGGTCACCTTGAAGCGGGTGAACAGGTCGTGGCCGATGTTCAGGTTGGCCTGCACGGAGGGACCGAAGTCGCCGTGCAGGACGCCGGTGATCCAGTTCCAATAGCGTTCCATGACCGGCTGGTTGGCGTGGATGTGCCGGGCGAAGGCCGCCACCGCGGCTTTGCTGGGGGCGGGTTGGCGTGAGGTGGCGAAATTCGCCACCGGGTCACCGGAGTTGACGACGACGAGGAACACGACGAACGTCGAGACGATGAGGACGGGGATGGAGACGAGGATGCGACGCACGGTGTAGGCGAGCATGCGGTCTTCTCTCGGAGGCCGGCGGGTCGTGGAAGCCGTCCGGGCCGGGCCCGGCCCCCGGTGTCTGCGGGGCCGGGCTCGACGGGTGTGCCGGTGGAGCTGTCAGCCGTGGGACTACTTCTTCAGGCCCCACGTGCCGGTGTTGTAGGCCGGGCCCACGTTCGACGAGTTGTTCCGCATGTTGACGAACCGCGACTGCACGGCGAGGAACGTCGGCTTCTGGTAGAGCGGCAGGACGTAGGCGTCGTTCACCATGATCTGGTCGGCCTGGTTGAGGAGCGCCGCGGCCTTCGTCGCGTCGGTCTCACCGATGGCCTGGGAGATCAGGGAGTCGACCGTCTTGTTGCTGTAGCCGCCGTAGTTGCCGCCACCGCCGGTGAACCAGTTCTGCTGGGCGCCGCTGCTCGGGAACGGCGGTGCGACCCAGGCGAAGACGATGATGTCGTACTGGTGCCCGGCGAGGACCGTGCCGAGGTCGGCGGCGCCGATCGGCTTGATGGTGATCTTGATGCCGAGGCTGGCCAGGTTGCTCTGCAGGATCTGGCACTCGCTCTGCCGGATCTGATTGCCGGTGGTGTAACGGCAGTTGAAGGGTCCGACGGCCTTGCCGTCCGGTGTCTTCAACGCGGTACCCACACCGGTGAACTTGGCGTCCGTGAGGTACTTCTTCGCCTTGGTCAGGTCACCCGATCCCTGGCCGGTACCGGAGACCACGTCCTTGTAACCGGCCTGCCCGGGAACGAAGTTGTGGTTGCCGAGCGGCTTCACGGCCGGGTCGAACTGGCCGACCGTCTTGGCGATGATGTCCTTGGTGTTGATCGCCGTGAACATCGCCTGCCGCAGCGCCAGATACTTGCCGATCACCGGGTCGTGCAGGTTGAGGTCGAAGTGCTCCCAGGTCAGCCCGTTGCCGATGGTGTACGTGATGCCGGGGATGTCCTTGACCTGGTTGACCAGGTCCACCTCGGGCTGCGGGTAGATCGCCTGAACCTCGTTGTTCTTCAAGGCTGTTGGC
The nucleotide sequence above comes from Streptomyces sp. N50. Encoded proteins:
- a CDS encoding ABC transporter permease is translated as MTDIEAPGSAGTQLPRGDHEFTVRQRTQTQLVLRRFVRHRAAMVSLVVFVLIILWAFIGPHLWHYSYQKYTEDNSKPPSLKHPFGTDSSGYDGYAQVMRGTQTSLKIAIMIALGSTLLGAVWGAVAGFYKGIVDAVMMRIADLVLTLPLFAIALVISSRTGGSWYWIAIVIAGLTWAYVARVVRSSVLSLREKEFIEAARALGASDTRIIFRHLLPNALGPIIVNATILVATGILTETALSFLGFGVQPPDTSLGLLVSQAQTAVDTRPWLFYIPGAFIIAIALTINFIGDGLRDAFDPRQQRVRQ
- a CDS encoding ABC transporter permease, yielding MLAYTVRRILVSIPVLIVSTFVVFLVVVNSGDPVANFATSRQPAPSKAAVAAFARHIHANQPVMERYWNWITGVLHGDFGPSVQANLNIGHDLFTRFKVTITLVAAAMILALIMAVVFGVFSAIRQYSAADYAITFFGFLFLAMPVFWFAVLLKQAGIWFNQKTGSQFLGTIGEKSPYLEVDTTWNQFTDHVGHLILPTITLALVSFASWTRYTRASMLEVLNSDYVRLARAKGLRRGRVMTRHALRTALIPLATVTALDIAIILGGAVITETIFQWHGMGEMLVQAATTLDVYRTMAWLLLSAVVVIGFNLIADLLYAVLDPRIRYD